The genome window GATCCTAAAACAGGGCCAATTGGTGAAAAAGTAGTATTTTCAAACGTTGTTCCAGAATTTGGTACAATTGCAATGATGATACTAGCTGTTGCAATCATAAGCATCGTAGCAGTAACTGCAAAAT of Nitrosopumilus sp. contains these proteins:
- a CDS encoding PEFG-CTERM sorting domain-containing protein, yielding DPKTGPIGEKVVFSNVVPEFGTIAMMILAVAIISIVAVTAKSRVIPKF